TGTACTGTCGTTTGTCGCGATAAACTGTGACAATTATTGGCGATTTTTCAAAAGCCAAATAATTAAGACGCATCATATTTGTTATTATAATAAACAAGACCAACGCTGTAAACTGAAGAGTTTCACTTTCGAACACAGTTTCTGTTACCAGTTTtgaatattacccaatattgacggactgtgcgatgatatcttctgctatggtctgttgagacagtgatatcaaaatcgagaccggaggtcgagattttgatatcactgtcgaaactgaccaatagcagaagatatcatcacacagtcagtcaatgttagatatgttgctaattctctggacattttgtatttactgtaaagaaattacaaaagtatttgtctcagctttggctgttccatatccctccctctgattattatttctttttgttcactcttttcttgtacttttcagtatttcaaaatgtcttttctttcaaaaagtctttagtcacttgctcaactaaattctgggataattaaattttcatatatatttgtttgtttttaaatataggtgtttttgtttttgaagtggggaagcaataaagaggtcgtcgatatcaaaactgatatcgacggaaatgtcgtcgatatcccttttgcactgagctcagttttgcccaattgaccaatggaaatccacgtaacatatgaaatagaaATAGATTAATGTGGAAACTGTTTTTGTACTTGGATATCATTACACGGAGACAATGGTGGTCGAATTGATTTTGGGTGATATAAGAATATCTAATTTGTTCATGAGGAATTTGTTGCAGGTATTGTGTTTTAATGGCGTCGGCCATTACTGTTGCATAATGCAAATTGCGTTATTTGTTACttcgtttgtttgttacatTGAGCTTTAAATTTACGATTTAACACCTGCAACAATCATTTATCAAGCAAAACcaatgaacagaacattctcatccGCACATTAAAGAAGTAATTTCAGTTTAATTGTTACTGCAAACcgcaagaaacaaagaaacaaaggaaaCGTATTTAAATGCAAAAATAAGAACAAATACAAAGGACGATAAAACTACAGTGAGCAATAAAACGAAATGTAATTagaatagaaagaaagaaaattgtccccaaaactgaagaaaaaacaacatatCACTTACAGTCGAATAATACGGCCTTCGGCATACAATAAACATAATTAacgaaaacacacaaacagctcaagacagacaacaacaacaacaaaacaaatcagcaacaacaacacaaaggaGGAATCAAAgagaataaaagaaaagaagaaaaaagcggCAAATTATTGAAGGTTAAAAAAatcattgaaaaacaacaaaacccaaCAGCAAGAgaaccaaacaaagaaacaaagaagaacaatCTGGCATGGAGACTGATTTGCATAGCGTGTCTTTAATTCTGTACGGCCGATTCCCCTACATCAAGTTGCGAGCAGGGCCGAGTATTTGCCGTATTACTGTCAATGCTAGGCCGCTTTGCACAAAACATGTTCTTCAGTCTCAGCACGCGAACCATTGAAGTTAGGTACAGTCGAACCCCACTGCACCGCTGTTTATGGATGCAAATGGAGAAATGAGATCTTTTAAATAGAACGGTGCCTTGATTAAATGTGGACGGTAAGAGGCTGTGTAGACTTTTAAGAGAACCATTAAGAGTGGTATCGGTCGAGATAGATGGGAAATGGTGCAAAACTTGGGTAGAAAACGTTTAAAACTTGGGATAGGCTGAACTTCTTAAAGTGCAAAACAGTTTTATTGCATGAGTTTTATTGCATGAATTCGTTGAAGTAGTAAGAACGCGAACCCCATGAAATGACACACAGCTCGAAGAAGATatagaagaaggagaagaaggagaagaaagaagaacgacaagagcaagaacaagaaaaagaccACCAACGTCGACGATtaagaaaaacaaagacaaaaataacgacATCAATAACAATCATATGTCAAATACAAGTGAAAAACATTGTCCTtagtctttctgtttttgttaaatttGTTTCGCCCCATAACAATTTCTCAGTGAATTTACATCCAAGCCCCACTGTCATACACTGCTCGTCTTCGATCATACTGTCAGTCTTTTCTCAATAGTCTCGGCTTGACAATGACATGGAGATATCTCGGTGTCACAAACGCCGCTCCCCGTCTGCGCATGTGCCGTGTGTCATTTGGTGTCTTCGTGTGGAGGATCATGATTTTCCATGCAGTTTTGACAGGTGTGAGATGCGTAGGCTGGTACACGCGATTGATCCGGGTCATTGAGTAATTTGGCCTGATTTGTGTGACCTTTTGTGTTCTTCTTTAGCAGAAGAGTTGACAAGGGAGAGAGCTTTTGACTCACTGACGAGGAATTTTTGGAGATTGGCTAATGTTGTTTTGCTTAGGAGTTCATTAAATCATTTGTCGATCCGGTCAGCTTGGTTGAAGAAACaaatttgtttgaaaaacatgaacaaaaccagtactcatTCATATTTaatgtatatatattcattacgttattatctcatcgctgggaaattctgGTCTTTGTGTTTCTACCGACGCAGTTTATGTTTCACACTTGCCGGGAGACAGGGGGTAATGGGCAAGTTTGTGTCTGAGTAGACCAGTATAATTAAGCCTCACTGTTCAAAATTATCGGCAAGCTAAACTTGGCTTTAATAGCACAGTCAACTCAGCGAGATGGCTAATCATTATGACCTGCGATTTTGTGAGACGACCATGCCATACTGTTGCTGTTACGCTCTGCttctgtttgactgtctgtatctctctctgcatggttatctctctctctctctctctctctctctctctctctctctctctctctctctctctctctctctctattgctgattatctttttctctctgtctttttctgcctgtctatgtctgtttgtctgtctgtctgtgtgtctgtctgcctgtctgcctgtctgtctgtctgtccgtctctgtctgtctgtctctgtctgtctgtctgtctgtctgtctgtctgtctgtctgtctctctctctctctctctctctgtgtgtgtgtgtgtgtgtgtgtgtgtgtgttggtgtgtgtgtgttggtgtgtgtgtgtgtgttgtgtgtgtgttgttgttgttgtgtgtgtgtgtgtgtgtgtgtgtgtgtgtgtgtgtgtgtgtgtgtgtgtgtgtgtgtgtaatgctcTCTCCTTAAGCTGAAATACCATTCCTTTTTGCAAAGTTCAAGTCACTTACTCCCACGAACCAGCGACACGTAAAACGACACTGGCTAAACGTACAGTAAGAAAAGGTTAACCGCACAGCTACACTCCTCTCTGGCACAAATTACCTGGAGACACAGGTGAACATAGGTATAAACAAACTGTCCATTCATTATTGTGAATAGCTGTTATAGAATAACGATCATACACAGAAGCACAAACActtacacagacatacacacacatacatacgcacgcgtGCACGCAAACGCattcgcatgcacgcacgcacgcacgcacgcacacacacacgcacgtacgcacgcacgcacgcacacacacacacacacacacactgacacacacacacacacacacacgcaaggacacacgcacacacacgcacacacacgcacggacacacacacacacacacacacacatatacacgtacatttacctccccccaccccacctcccccccctccccctacactgCAACATATCTCTAACCTGTCCTCAAAAGGCTCGCCGAGACTCCAAAATTCCAGTGAAAACACTCAGCAAATCTCGGCGAGTGGAGTAACCCAAAATCTCATGAAAACTCCCCTTAATCCTCTCAACCGAGCGATTGCGGGTCACAGAAAATCCACTGGTGGTGCGTTTTGTAACACGGGTTGTTTGAAGATTGAGCGACAGAGTAGGCTTACGGTCTGGGGGCCACGGGGAGAGGGGTAAAAGCTCAagcaggaaggggggggggggggggtggtcgcgGGAGGGGTCGGTTTAGATAAAGCGTTATAGCTGTCTAGCTACAGAAGAATTCATCTTCTACCTGTTTTTATTGGGGATCTTTTATCTAAGTATTCTTCCTTTCACATGGTTTATTGTTTATTCACTATCTACAGAAGTAATTTTCTTTgctgaagattttttttcttttatatgtTATATTAGGTATCGGATGTCATTGTTGTAGACGCTTTGTCGTAAAGCACattgaattattttcttttgtgttgTTATCACGTTGAAAAAATGTAGTGAGATATTTTAATGGGTTTTGGTGCGGTAAGGTTCAAAAGAGGAACGTTAACTATATATTTATTaatctttctctcttcttctccccccccccccaccatctcCCTCTCattgtgtgagtgcatgtgtgagcgagtgtttgtgtgtttgtatgtgtgtgtctatgtgtctgtctgtctctctgtctgtattgtttgtctgtctgtctgtctgtctgtctatctgtctgtctgtctgtctctctgtctatctgtctgtctgtctgtctgtctctctctctctctctctctgattatctttgtttctctgtctcagcccgtctggctgtctgtctctctgtctctctgtctgtctctctgtctgtctttgtgtccgtCCGTTCTTTTGGCCGTCCGTCCGCCTTTCCGCCTGTCTGTTCTTCTGCGTCTGCGTGATCTCTGTGCCATCATCGTGATTTATAGCCATTGTCTCTTGATGTTTGATATTTATTCTGATCACAACTTATTCTCTAGTAAGTACTACCTACTTGCGAAATTGATGATGTGTAGCTATAGCTATGCTGCGCTTCCATTCACCTGGTCATGCTTTATGTTCACCTGCGATAAAATGCACCGCTGGCAATATCTCATCAAATTAGATTTATCCCCAATCCACTAGAAACCTGGCACGCGTGTTTATAAATTCCACGCGAATAACCAATGCCGGATAGATATACACAAAATGCCAGACATGTGTGCATTCACTCATACACCCAATGCACCCTCTTTTTATCCAGGCTATTCTTTCAGCGCCCACTTGGGTCGGTAGCTCGACTTATCAACAAAGCTAAAAGCCATCGTTTCTATCTCTGTGTTGCAGAGCCTGAAGGGAGAGACGGAGACCAGAGGAAGACTGGAGAGGGTGAATCTTCATCCTGAGTGCCACGATTTGGATCCAGTCCACTTTTTCTCCATTCTTCATCCACGTTTCTTCCATCTTCTGCTGGAAATCTGGACTGCAGAACGCAGCGTGTGGAGCAATACTAGCAGCGAAAGAATTGAATTCGAAGCACAAACCAAAACTTAAAAGACTAAGAGAATTGGCTGATTATACTTATTGCCGTGTAGTGGCTGCAGTGTTTTTTCTCGCGAAAGCTTGATTGAAAAGTTTTGAGATTGAAACTTGTGCGGTGAATAAAAGTGTGACTGAATTTTTCAATCAACCCGTTTGAAGCAAGTGATATGAAATaggctaatattgtgctaaaaacTGACCAAACGGTGTATTCACAAAGTTTCTAGCTGTTGATGACAGTTTGGTCAAGATATTCTTTCTCAGAAAAAGAAGGTACAACGAAGTGGTGCTAAAAGGTGCTAGCGGTGATCCTACGGATATAGAAACCATAGTGTCATCTGAGTCCTCGTCgcaaacatcatcatcatcgtcgtcttcATCGTCGTCTAAGCCATCATCACCCCACCAATGCCGACGACATCCACCACCCAAAGGGACTGTAGCAGTAGTAGGTCGTTGTCGCTGCCGCTGGTGTAGCTGGCAGCCGTCGTGGCTGTGGTCGTTGCTGCCACGTTGGCGTAGGATGCGGTTGTTGCTGCTGATCATGACGGGGATAGGATTCACGCTGGACTTGCTCTGTGGCCTGCTGCTGCAACTCCCCGCCGACGGCTTACccgccaacaacaacgacaacgccATCAGCGACGCAAGCTACAGGTCGAGGCGAAGCTTCAGCGACGATAGCGTGGTAGAGAACTCTCAACCTAACTCTGTGCACGGGGCTGAGTCAGCCCGGCCCGCTGGTAAGCAGGCGTTTCAACCACCGACTAATCCGGAGATCGGGTCTAATCCCTTTGTGTCCGGTGTAGGGGCTGGCCACAATGGAGACCCGCAATCCGGCTCGGACAATGGTCAAGCGCTCAGCCAAGCGGAACCGAGTGGCCAGAGCGTGAATGGAGAGCGTGGAGGGCCAGCGGAGAAAGCGGGGGAGGGTTATGAACATAAAACCCCTGTCCCTCCTACTGGCCAGGTCCCGGTCACCAAACCCGTCACCTCCTTCTCGCTGAGGCTGAAAAACACTGGAGAGAAATTCGTGGTGGACTCGGCCgtgaagagacagagagaggaggacaCACACGTTGACCAACCGGCCCCCGTGGAGGGGGCACCGGCGGAAGGTCACTCTGACCCAGAAATCCAAACAAACACTCATCCTCATCAAGTAGACCCGCACAACACAAAACTCACCCCCTCTTCCAAAACACTCCAACACCACAACAAAACCTCACCCCTCAACGACATCGTGTCGGGGGTGCTGTGGTCCAAACACCTGGACGACTCCTGCCCGCACAGCAATGGGCTGGAACCCAAAGAGCTGGCCTCGTGGCGGCGGAAGGCGGCGGGGATGCaggtggtgggggtggaggagggGTGCGGGAGGATGCAGAACAGGCTGGTGACCTTCAAGGACGGCAGCAAGGCCTGCGCCAGGTACCGACTCAACACGGACCAGATCCAGGGCGAAGTCTACTCCTACTACCTGGCCCGTCTCCTCAACATCACCAACCTGCCGCCCGCGGTTCTCCTGCCCGTGGATACCTTGTCCCCGCAGTGGAGAACGGTTCACCTGGAGATGTCCATGGCCCAGTGGGCGGACGGGCGCCTGGTGGTGCTGACCCGCTGGCTGGACAACCTCAACCCTTCCTACATTCCACAGGAGCTGCGCGAAGAGGACCGCAAGCTCCACCCCACTGTGGACGTCCTGGGCAAGAAGAACGCCCAGGAATTGTGTGACCTCCTGCAGTGGTCCGACCTCATCGTCTTCGACTATCTGACGGCCAACCTTGACCGCCTCGTGAACAACATGTTCAACAGACAGTGGAACGCCGAGATGATGAACAACCCCGCGCACAACTTGGAAAGAACTAAAGACGGGAGCCTGGTGTTTCTGGACAACGAGTCTGGGCTGTTCCACGGCTACAGGCTCCTGGAGAAATACCACAGCTACCACGAGTCTTTGctgaactctgtgtgtgtgtttcgcgaGAGTACAGCCAAGGCTGTCAAAGTGTTGCACGAGTCTAAGAGTGTAGGCGAGGAGCTTCACAAGCTGTTTACCGAAGGGGAAGTTCACCACAGACACCTGCCCAGTATACCCGAGAAAAACGCCAGCGTTCTGAAGGACAGGTTGGCGCGAGTGTATGACCAAATAGTCAAGTGTGAGAAGATGTACGGACATCGGTAGCACTGGCTGAGTGTGAgtggtgtgtgagagtgtggatgattgtgtgtgtgtgtgtgtgtgtgtgtgtgtgtgtgtgtgtgtgtgtgtgtgtgtgtgtgtgtgtgtgttagaaaacactgaaaacagagagagaggggagtgtTTGTGGGGGATGCCACAGCGTGTGcgtgtacgagagagagagagagagagagagagagagagagagagagagagagagagagagagagagagagagagagagagagagagagagagagagagcgagagcaagAGCGAGAGAATGAAACAAACTTGAAAGTTACTTGTGAACAATTTAAAGAAACGCGAAAGACTGATCGAGAAAATACACGCAAAAGGTTTAAAGAGAGAATGAATCATTATACTCCTAATGATTAACCCTGAATGAATTGTGATAATTTATGTGAAATGTGTATATTATTATATATCACGAACCCACGATGACTCATTGACCGTCAATTGACCTGTGTGCATATCAACCATGCCGTAATTATGTGACTATTCGTGTAAAGCACGCAGCTACAGCAAAACGAAAGTGAGATTTTGGTGTGTAACAAAAACTGAAATTATCTCACACAGCACACCTCCAAACCAAGGCGCCTTGTCTGTGTCTGAaatagtgtgtatgtgtatgctaATGAATTATCTTATGTTTAACGTCCTTCCCATGTAAATGACAATGGAGACTATGttaggtatatatatatatatacttggtAACAGTTCCTTGCACTCTAAATTGAAGGGTTggactttttttcaacaaaagcaATAATTCTGCGGAAAAAACCCATTGCTTTTTGTCCAAAAGTCCATACTCTAAAGTGAAGTGTTCCGCTTTCGAACACACTTACTggaaccagttttgaacacattgtggacgggcgctgtggcgtggtggtaagacgtcggcctcttaattggaaggtcgagggtttgaatcccggccgcggccgcctggtgggttaagtgtggagatttttccgatctcccaggtcaacttatgtgcagacctgctagtggcttatcccccttcgtgtgtacacgcaagcacaagaccaagtgcgcacggaaaagatcctgtaatccatgtcagagttcggtgggttatggaaacacgaaaatacccagcatgcctactcaacaaaagcggagagaagctgactatgctcacatagtatagtgtggggaacccaaatgggcaaacgagctcacacgtaaccagaaaattctggaacgctgaagaagaagtagaagaacaCATTGTACACTATAGTACATGCATGGTAGATATGCTAATAGCAAAAGTCACGCACATGGTGAACACTACTGTCCTATGTCAcaatgtgttcaaaactggtcacAGAAAGTGTGTTCTGAAGTGGAACCTTTGGtcaaaaagatttttttgtgcTGAAAGAATGTTTTTATAGAAAACTGTCCAACACTATTCcaaaagcagccaggctgctgttttttctcttttcttttttatagcTATTTTATGtctaagtggaaggatgcttttaAACCAATATGAAAAGCCTAGGCGGAGCTATAAGGTGATTGAGAAgtttgtttacacgggaaggagggTACCTTTTATCTGAGAAGAACTCGTGCTGACTACCTTATAGTGTGAATGTGATTAAAAGGTTTTGTCCTTCCAATGCTGCAACTTGGATCAGTTCAAATGTCGAACCATAAATGATGAAGGTAATGAAGGCCGCAGTGCTATTGAAACTCTTACCAAAATCAAATTTATAGAACACTGTCAAATAAGAGGCTTTATTTTGTGCTCAGTTCTGTAGTCAACACTAAAAGGACATTTTCCTTTGGTAGAGAAGAATGAGGTTTTTAGATTCGAAGGTAATAACGGCAAACCGTAAAAATAAACCCACCCAATtaaataaaataacataaaaataaaaactagGAACTTGTTTTAAAGTATAATTACATTCCCCATGCAAAAAGAACTCGATttcaaaaagagagaaaacaaaatcttgATTTTGCCATAGCTGCTATAACAGAAAATTGAGGAAAACAAATCGAGATCGATTAGTTGAACTGATCCACGTTATTGCtacatctttttacatttagtcaaaacttgactaaatgttttaacatagaggaggaatcgagacgagggtcgtggtgtatgtgtgtgtgtgtgtgtctgtctgtctgtctgtgcgtgtgtgtgtgtagagcgattcagaccaaactactggaccgatctttatgaaattttacatgagagttcctgggaatgatatccccggtttttttttggtttttttcgataaatacctttgatgacgtcatatccggctttttgtaaaagttgaggcggcactgtcacaccctcatttttcaatcaaattgattgaaattttggccaagcaatcttcgacgaaggccggacttcggtattgcatttcagcttggtcattaaaaatctgaaaattgcaaaaaaaattttttttttataaaacgatccaaatttacgttcatcttattcttcatcttattccttgtcggttcctgattccaaaaacttatagatatatgtttggattaaaaacacgctcagaaagttaaaacgaagagaggtacagaaaagcgtgctatccttctcagcgcaactactaccccgctcttcttgtcaatttcactgcctttgccacgagcggtggactgacgatgctacggtcttgctgaaaaattgcattgcgttcagtttcattctgtgagttcgacagcttgactaaatgttgtattttcgccttacgcgacttgttatatgtTTATATTTTGTAGGGGTGACGGGGAAAGAAGGGGCCAAGGGGAATTTGGGGATCTTGTAACCTAAATGGTTTGTGTTCATTCTTACTTGTTTGAGATTACTATTATATGTATTTACTGTTTGTTGCCGATGAAATCAAATTGTGTGTGCATGACTGTGACTGATATTACAAACGATGACGATTGAACTTGGACATCATTTGTTGAATTTTGAATATTTTGACAAACATGGAATGTtatttaggtatgtgtgtgtgtgtgagtgcgtgtgtgtgtgtgtgtgtgtgtgtgtgtgtgtttgtgtgtgtgtg
The sequence above is a segment of the Littorina saxatilis isolate snail1 linkage group LG3, US_GU_Lsax_2.0, whole genome shotgun sequence genome. Coding sequences within it:
- the LOC138962074 gene encoding four-jointed box protein 1-like codes for the protein MRLLLLIMTGIGFTLDLLCGLLLQLPADGLPANNNDNAISDASYRSRRSFSDDSVVENSQPNSVHGAESARPAGKQAFQPPTNPEIGSNPFVSGVGAGHNGDPQSGSDNGQALSQAEPSGQSVNGERGGPAEKAGEGYEHKTPVPPTGQVPVTKPVTSFSLRLKNTGEKFVVDSAVKRQREEDTHVDQPAPVEGAPAEGHSDPEIQTNTHPHQVDPHNTKLTPSSKTLQHHNKTSPLNDIVSGVLWSKHLDDSCPHSNGLEPKELASWRRKAAGMQVVGVEEGCGRMQNRLVTFKDGSKACARYRLNTDQIQGEVYSYYLARLLNITNLPPAVLLPVDTLSPQWRTVHLEMSMAQWADGRLVVLTRWLDNLNPSYIPQELREEDRKLHPTVDVLGKKNAQELCDLLQWSDLIVFDYLTANLDRLVNNMFNRQWNAEMMNNPAHNLERTKDGSLVFLDNESGLFHGYRLLEKYHSYHESLLNSVCVFRESTAKAVKVLHESKSVGEELHKLFTEGEVHHRHLPSIPEKNASVLKDRLARVYDQIVKCEKMYGHR